In Sulfitobacter sp. LCG007, the sequence ACGGCGGAGCGGAGTTCGCGACCCTCGCCCGCGAGAAGTCGACGGGCCCGTCCGGGCCGAACGGCGGCGATCTCGGCTGGTTCGGTCCCGGCATGATGGTGCCCGAGTTCGAGGCGGCGACCTTCGCGCTCGAACCGGGGCAGGTCTCGGACCCGATCCAGACACAGTTCGGCTGGCATGTGATCAAGCTCAACGAAGTGCGTGTGGCCGAGATGCCGACGCTTGACGATATGCGTGAAGAACTCCGTTCGGAACTGATGCGCGAAAAGGTCAACAAGCAGATCAGCGACACCACCGCCGCGGCGAAGGTCGAACGCGCCGATGTGAGCGGGATCGATCCGTCCGTGCTTCAGAACGTCGAGCTGCTGGACTGACGCCATGGCCAAGACTCTGGCGGTTTCCCCGCTTGCCCCGAAAGGCTTTCCCGAGCTTCCGGTAATAGAAGGTGTGCGTTTCGCGACAGTCGCCGCCGGTGTGCGTTATGCAGGGCGTACCGACGTGATGCTGGCGAAGCTCGATCCCGGCACTGCGATTGCCGGGGTCTTCACGCGTTCAGCCACGCGCTCGGCGCCCGTTCTCGATTGCGAATCCAAGATCGGCGGCCCATCGGACGAGGGTGCGGCGATATTGGTGAACTCCGGCAATTCCAATGCCTTCACGGGCAGGGCCGGTGTCGAGGCCGTGGAAAAAATCGCCGCCGCCGCGGCGGCGGCCTGTAGCGTGCCGCAAGCCAGGGTCTTCACGTCCTCGACGGGTGTGATCGGCGAGCCGCTGCCCTTCGAGCGCATCACCGACAAGCTCGGTGAACTGGCAGCCAGCCTTGATCCGAACGGGATCGAGGCCGCCGCGAAGGCCATCATGACGACCGACACCTTCCCGAAGGGCGCCTGCGCGCGCGTCGAGATTGATGGCGGCAGCGTCAACATTGCCGGTATCGCCAAGGGGTCCGGCATGATCGCGCCCGACATGGCGACGATGCTCGTCTACATCTTCACCGATGCCCGTCTCGAACAGGGCGCGTTGCAGAAGATGGTCTTGGCCGCCAATGCGCGGACGTTCAACTGCATCACCGTCGATGGCGATACGTCGACCTCGGACAGCCTGATCATGGCCGCGACCGGCGCGTCCGGCATCGACGCCACCCAAAGCGCCGCCTTCGCCGAAGCGCTGGAAGCCCTGATGCTGGATCTTGCCCATCAGGTGGTCCGGGACGGGGAAGGTGCAACGAAATTCGTCGAGATCCGCGTGAGCGGCGCGGTCGATGATCAGGACGCGCGGCGGCACGCCATGTCCATCGCCAACTCTCCGCTGGTGAAGACAGCCATCGCTGGCGAGGATCCGAACTGGGGCCGCGTCGTGATGGCGGTCGGAAAGTCCGGCGCGGCAGCGGATCGCGACAAGCTTACGATCCGGTTCGGCGACGTGCTGGTGGCCGAAAACGGTTGGGTCAGCCCGTCCTATGTCGAAGCGGATGCGGCTGCGCACATGAAGCAGGAGTCGCTTCTGATCGCGGTCGACATCGGCCTGGGATCCGGCAAGGCGTCTGTCTGGACCTGCGATCTGACCCATGGATACATCGACATAAACGCGGACTACCGCTCGTGACAGGCGGTTCCCGTCGATGAAGACCGTCCTGGTTTCGGCTGTCCTCCTGATCGATGTCGATGGGCGGGTGCTGCTTGCCCAGCGACCGGAAGGCAAGTCCATGGCCGGTCTGTGGGAGTTTCCCGGCGGAAAGGTCGAGCCGGGTGAAACTCCCGAAGCCGCGCTGATCCGGGAGCTCGAGGAAGAACTCGGGATCAACACCTGGTCCTCCTGTCTCGCGCCGCTCAGCTTCGCGAGCCACAGTTATGAGACCTTTCATCTGCTCATGCCGCTGTTCGCATGCCGGAAATGGGAAGGCATTCCCGAATCGCGGGAAGGTCAGGAACTGCGCTGGGTGCGCACGCATGAGTTGAAGAATTACCCTATGCCGCCTGCAGATGTGCCGTTGATACCCGTTATACGGGATTGGGTCTGATCACTGACATCGACCGGTTGCCGGTTTGCGCCGGAATCTGAAATTCGCTCGGGGACTCGTGATATTGTTTATGACTTTTTTAACACTCTCGCGCTAGCATTGAGCATGTCACGATCCTGGGGAGGCACGACATGCTCCGCACCATCACCGTGGGAAAGGCAGTTTCGATCCAAGGCGTTTTCGTTCGCAGCCTGCCGGATGGCCGTATCTTGGTACGTGTGGATGACACCCTCTACGCAGGCAGCCCGGTTCGCAAGGCTGTCTGACCCTGAACGTCAGAGCTGAAGCACCGAAAGAAGGGGACAGAATTAGCTGTCCCCTTTTTTTCTGTTCTGCCGCTCCCGGGATCCAGCCGGAAATCAGGCCAGCGTACGTGTGAATTCCTGGCGCTCGAAGATCTCGATGACATCGCCTTCACGCACATCATCGTAGTTCTCGAAGGCCATCCCGCACTCTTGTCCGGACTGAACCTCGGGCACCTCGTCCTTGAAGCGCTTCAGTGTCTTGAGCGTCCCTTCGTGGATCACGACGTTGTCGCGCAGCAGGCGGACACCTGCGGACCGGCGCGCGACACCTTCGGTGACGAGGCAGCCCGCAACCTTGCCGACTCCGGAGACCTTGAAGACCTCCTTGATGGTCGCATAGCCGATGAAGTTCTCGCGGATCTCCGCGCTGAGCAGACCGGAGGCCGCCTTTTTCACATCGTCCACGAGGTCGTAGATCACCGAATAATAGCGGATCTCCACACCCTTCTGATTGGCCGTGTTTCGCGCCGACGCATTTGCGCGGACGTTGAACCCGATGACCGGCGCTCCCGAGGCTTCGGCCAGACCGACGTCGGTTTCGGTGATCGCCCCGACACCGTAGTGCAGGACCCGCACGCGAACCTCGTCGTTGCCGATCTTCTCCATCGCCTGGACGATCGCCTCGGCAGAGCCCTGAACGTCGGCCTTCACAAGGATCGGCAATTCGCTGACATTCTCGTCTGCCTTCGCATTCGCCATCAGCTGCTCAAGCGTCGTTGCCGCACCGGCCGCGGCGCGCTTGTCCTTGGCCTGGCTCTCGCGATAGGCCGCGATCTCGCGTGCCTGCGCCTCGGTGCTGGTGACGTTCAGCACGTCGCCCGCTTCGGGCGTGCCGTTGAGGCCAAGCACTTCGACCGGCACGGACGGCCCGGCCTCCTTGACCCGCTCGCCCTTGTCGTTGATGAGCGCACGCACCTTGCCGTACTGCTCGCCGACGACAAAGATGTCGCCCTGGCGCAGGGTGCCGTTCTGGATCAGCACCGTCGCGACCGGCCCGCGGCCCACGTCGAGCTGCGCCTCGATGACGGCACCGACCGCTGCGCGATTCGGGTTGGCCTTGAGCTCGAGAAGCTCGGCCTGCAGCGCGATGGCCTCGAGCAGATCGTCGAGACCCTTGCCGGTCAGGGCAGAGACTTCGACATCCTGCACTTCGCCCGACATCTTTTCGACGATGACTTCGTGCTGAAGCAGGTCGGTACGCACCTTGTCCGGCGTCGCCGACGGCTTGTCGATCTTGTTGATCGCCACGATCATCGGCACGCCGGCCGCCTTGGCGTGGTTGATGGCCTCGACGGTCTGCGGCATCACCGCGTCATCGGCGGCGACCACCAGCACGACGATGTCCGTCACCTGCGCCCCGCGCGAGCGCATCGAGGTGAAGGCGGCGTGGCCAGGCGTGTCGAGGAAGGTCAGAAGCTGCCCGGCCTCGGTCTTCACCTGATAGGCGCCGATATGCTGCGTGATCCCGCCCGCTTCGCCGGCGACGACCTTGGCGTTTCGGATCGCATCCAGAAGCGAGGTCTTGCCGTGGTCCACGTGGCCCATGATCGTGATGACCGGCGGACGATTGACAAGATCTTCCGGCGAATCCTCGACCACCTTGATGACGTCTTCCACATCGGCGTCCGACACCCGGACGACCTTGTGGCCGAATTCCTCGATGATGAGCTCCGCGGTGTCCGCGTCGATGGTCTGGTTCTGCGTAACCATCATGCCGTTGTTCATCAGCGCCTTGACGACCTCGGCAACGCGCTCCGCCATCCGGTTCGCCAGTTCCGAGACCATGATCGCCTCGGGCAGCTGAACTTCGCGCACGACCTTTTCGCGCTCGACCGGACCGCCCATCGCCTTCTGGCGCGCACGCTCCTGCTTGCGCTTCATCGCGGCCATCGAACGTTGACGCCCGCCTTCGCCACCGGACAGCGCCTGGTTGAGGGTCAGCTTGCCGGACCTGCGGTTGTCGTCGCCCTTGGCGCGCTTGTTCGACGGCTCGCGGTCGCGATCGGGAGCCTGCTGATGCTTGCCCCGACCGGCATCCGCGGATTTGGGCGCGCCGGCCTGGCGCGCGGCAGGCTCTTCGGCCGCGGCCGGAGCGGATGCTGCGGCCTTTGCGGCCTCGGCCTCGCGCTGGCGGCGCTCGTCTTCCTCGGCCTTCGCGCGCAGGCTTTCCTCGCGCTCGCGCTCTTCGCGCTCCTTGGCTTCGATTTCGGCGCGGCGGCGTTCACGGTCTTCGGCACGGGCCTTTTCCTCGGCCTCGCGCTCGGCGGCTTCCTCGCTTTCACGGGCCTTCGCGGCCTGCACGGCCTTCAGACGGCGCTCCATCTCGGCATCGGAAATGCCGGCGGGACGCCGCGCAGGATCGCCCAGCGGCGCACCGGATACCCCGTTGGGCTTTCCCGGAGTTCCAGCCTTGGGAACAACGACACGCTTGCGCTTCGTCTCGACCACGACGTTCTTCGTCCGGCCGTGGCTGAAGCTCTGCTTCACGTTGCCCGGGCGCGAACCTGTCCGCAGGCCCAGTGGTTTCTTGCCGTCAGTATCGCTCATTAAGCTCGTCTATCCTTCCGGATGGCCCTGGCCACCCACCTTGCCGCGCACGCCTCTCAGTCGTCGGGCTTCCTCTACAACACGCTGCGTGAGTCCACCAGAGGCGAGCGCCCCATGTATCACAGTTTGACGTCCGAATGCCAAACCCAATTCATCTGCGGTCAACCAGCCGATATAGGTGCCGTTCTGCGGCGTGCTCAGCTTCGATTTTCCACGTCCCGATCCGTCGCTGGCCTGGATGAGGACGCGTGCCTCTTCCATCTGGAGCCAGTTCTTGACCTTCTCGTAGCCGGCAACCGCCTTGCCGGCCTTGCGCTGGAGCGAGATCAGATCGACCACACGCCGCGCCAATTGCTTCTCGACCTCCCCGACCAGCCCCGGATCGGCTTTCAGCGGGCGCTTCGCCGAACGCGAGAACAACCCCTTTGCCACCGCCTTCTCGAGTGCCGCCCGGTCAGCCGAAACGTAGATGCCGCGCCCCGGCAGACGTCCCAGGATGTCCGGCACCACTTCGCCGTCGGGGCTTGCCACGAAACGGATGAGCCGCTCCTTCGGCAACACCTCTCCCGTGGCGATGCACTTGCGTTCCGGTCCATCCGGACGATCCCTGTCTGCGCCGCCACGGCCCATCTTGCGCTCCGAAGCCCGCGATCAGGCTTCGGCCTCTTCCGGGTTTTCCCCGTCCGCTTCTTCTGCGGCCTCGAGTTCCGCCGGATCTACCCAGCCCAGCATGATACGTGCAGTCATGATCAGCTGCTGCGCCTCCTCGAGCGACATGTCGAAGGGCTCGAGCACGCCGTCGTCCTTCACCCGCTCGCCGTCAACCGTGGTCCAGCCGCCGGCCAGCTCCCAGTCGGCACAGGTGGCGAAGTCCTCGAGCGTCTTCACGCCATCCTTTGCCAGCGCCTCGATCATTTGGGGTGTAAGTCCCTCGAAGTCAACCAGGCTGTCCTCGACACCCAGAGCGCGTGCATTGTCGATCGCCGCCTTGTTGATCGCCTCCAGCACGTCGCGCGCACGCGCCTGAAGCTCGTTCGCGGTATCCTCGTCCACCCCGTCGATCGTCAGAAGCTCGTCGACGTCGACATAGGCAACTTCCTCGAGATTGGTGAATCCTTCGGAAACCAGGAGTTGCGCGAAGAACTCGTCCAGATCGAGCTGTTCCATGAAGAGCTTGGTGCGGGTTTCGAATTCCGCCTGGCGCCGCGCGCTCTCCTGCTCTTCGGTCATGATGTCGATGTCCAGACCGGTGAGCTGGCTGGCAAGACGCACGTTCTGGCCGCGCCGCCCGATGGCAAGGCTGAGCTGCTCTTCGGGCACGACGACCTCGATCTTGCCGGCTTCCTCGTCGAGCACGACCTTGGAGACCTCGGCGGGCTGCAGGGCGTTCACCAGGAAGGTCGGCTGATCCTCGTTCCACGGAATGATGTCGATCTTCTCACCCTGAAGCTCGTTGACCACGGCCTGCACGCGCGAACCGCGCATACCGACGCAGGCCCCGACCGGATCGATGGAGTTGTCATAGGAGATGACGGCGATCTTCGCGCGCGAACCCGGGTCGCGGGCCACGGCCTTGATCTCGATGATGCCGTCGTAGATTTCGGGCACTTCCATCTTGAAGAGCTCGGCCATGAACTCGGGCGCGGTCCGGGAAAGGAAGATCTGCGGGCCGCGCTGCTCGCGGCGCACGTCCTTGATGTAGACCCGGATACGGTCGTTCGGGCGATAGCTTTCGCGTCCGATCTTCTCGTTGCGGCGCAGGATGGCTTCGCCGGCACCGACGTCCACGATGACGTTGCCGTATTCCTCGCGCTTGACCACGCCGTTGATGATCGTCCCGGCCCGGTCCTTGAATTCCTCGTACTGACGATCGCGCTCGGCCTCGCGGACCTTCTGGAGGATCACCTGCTTGGCCGACTGCGCCGCGATGCGCCCCAGCTCGACCGGCGGCACCTCTTCGACCAGCGTATCGCCGATCTTGGGTTCGCTCATGTACTGCTTGGCCTGCTCGACGGTCATCTCGGCCTGGTAGTTCTCGAGCGCGTCATCTTCCACGACGGTCCGGACCCGGGTGAAGGTCGCCCGGCCGGTCTTGCGGTCGATCGACACCCGTATATCCATCTCGGCCCCGTAGCGCGACTTGGCCGCGCGGGCGAGCGACTCCTCCATCGCCTCCACGACGAGGCCCGGGTCGATCATCTTCTCGCGTGCCACGGCTTCGGCGGTTTGCAGAAGCTCCAGCTGGTTTGCGGATGTGATTGCCATCAGTCTTCTTCCTCTACAGCAGACTCGTCGGTCTGGATCTCGT encodes:
- the argJ gene encoding bifunctional glutamate N-acetyltransferase/amino-acid acetyltransferase ArgJ, producing MAKTLAVSPLAPKGFPELPVIEGVRFATVAAGVRYAGRTDVMLAKLDPGTAIAGVFTRSATRSAPVLDCESKIGGPSDEGAAILVNSGNSNAFTGRAGVEAVEKIAAAAAAACSVPQARVFTSSTGVIGEPLPFERITDKLGELAASLDPNGIEAAAKAIMTTDTFPKGACARVEIDGGSVNIAGIAKGSGMIAPDMATMLVYIFTDARLEQGALQKMVLAANARTFNCITVDGDTSTSDSLIMAATGASGIDATQSAAFAEALEALMLDLAHQVVRDGEGATKFVEIRVSGAVDDQDARRHAMSIANSPLVKTAIAGEDPNWGRVVMAVGKSGAAADRDKLTIRFGDVLVAENGWVSPSYVEADAAAHMKQESLLIAVDIGLGSGKASVWTCDLTHGYIDINADYRS
- the mutT gene encoding 8-oxo-dGTP diphosphatase MutT, which codes for MKTVLVSAVLLIDVDGRVLLAQRPEGKSMAGLWEFPGGKVEPGETPEAALIRELEEELGINTWSSCLAPLSFASHSYETFHLLMPLFACRKWEGIPESREGQELRWVRTHELKNYPMPPADVPLIPVIRDWV
- the infB gene encoding translation initiation factor IF-2, producing MSDTDGKKPLGLRTGSRPGNVKQSFSHGRTKNVVVETKRKRVVVPKAGTPGKPNGVSGAPLGDPARRPAGISDAEMERRLKAVQAAKARESEEAAEREAEEKARAEDRERRRAEIEAKEREEREREESLRAKAEEDERRQREAEAAKAAASAPAAAEEPAARQAGAPKSADAGRGKHQQAPDRDREPSNKRAKGDDNRRSGKLTLNQALSGGEGGRQRSMAAMKRKQERARQKAMGGPVEREKVVREVQLPEAIMVSELANRMAERVAEVVKALMNNGMMVTQNQTIDADTAELIIEEFGHKVVRVSDADVEDVIKVVEDSPEDLVNRPPVITIMGHVDHGKTSLLDAIRNAKVVAGEAGGITQHIGAYQVKTEAGQLLTFLDTPGHAAFTSMRSRGAQVTDIVVLVVAADDAVMPQTVEAINHAKAAGVPMIVAINKIDKPSATPDKVRTDLLQHEVIVEKMSGEVQDVEVSALTGKGLDDLLEAIALQAELLELKANPNRAAVGAVIEAQLDVGRGPVATVLIQNGTLRQGDIFVVGEQYGKVRALINDKGERVKEAGPSVPVEVLGLNGTPEAGDVLNVTSTEAQAREIAAYRESQAKDKRAAAGAATTLEQLMANAKADENVSELPILVKADVQGSAEAIVQAMEKIGNDEVRVRVLHYGVGAITETDVGLAEASGAPVIGFNVRANASARNTANQKGVEIRYYSVIYDLVDDVKKAASGLLSAEIRENFIGYATIKEVFKVSGVGKVAGCLVTEGVARRSAGVRLLRDNVVIHEGTLKTLKRFKDEVPEVQSGQECGMAFENYDDVREGDVIEIFERQEFTRTLA
- a CDS encoding RNA-binding protein; translated protein: MGRGGADRDRPDGPERKCIATGEVLPKERLIRFVASPDGEVVPDILGRLPGRGIYVSADRAALEKAVAKGLFSRSAKRPLKADPGLVGEVEKQLARRVVDLISLQRKAGKAVAGYEKVKNWLQMEEARVLIQASDGSGRGKSKLSTPQNGTYIGWLTADELGLAFGRQTVIHGALASGGLTQRVVEEARRLRGVRGKVGGQGHPEG
- the nusA gene encoding transcription termination factor NusA; this translates as MAITSANQLELLQTAEAVAREKMIDPGLVVEAMEESLARAAKSRYGAEMDIRVSIDRKTGRATFTRVRTVVEDDALENYQAEMTVEQAKQYMSEPKIGDTLVEEVPPVELGRIAAQSAKQVILQKVREAERDRQYEEFKDRAGTIINGVVKREEYGNVIVDVGAGEAILRRNEKIGRESYRPNDRIRVYIKDVRREQRGPQIFLSRTAPEFMAELFKMEVPEIYDGIIEIKAVARDPGSRAKIAVISYDNSIDPVGACVGMRGSRVQAVVNELQGEKIDIIPWNEDQPTFLVNALQPAEVSKVVLDEEAGKIEVVVPEEQLSLAIGRRGQNVRLASQLTGLDIDIMTEEQESARRQAEFETRTKLFMEQLDLDEFFAQLLVSEGFTNLEEVAYVDVDELLTIDGVDEDTANELQARARDVLEAINKAAIDNARALGVEDSLVDFEGLTPQMIEALAKDGVKTLEDFATCADWELAGGWTTVDGERVKDDGVLEPFDMSLEEAQQLIMTARIMLGWVDPAELEAAEEADGENPEEAEA